In one Lolium rigidum isolate FL_2022 chromosome 3, APGP_CSIRO_Lrig_0.1, whole genome shotgun sequence genomic region, the following are encoded:
- the LOC124696948 gene encoding SEC14 cytosolic factor-like — translation MAMEKADGKEREKIEAVRKAMRKQAPLTAKQAVYCNDACVERFLRSRGDSVKKAAKQLRAALSWRETIGADHIIADEFSGELADGMAYVAGHDDENRPVVVFRIKQDDYPKYQPQKSFVRFLVFTLEVAVASMSRFVDQFVLLFDASFFRSASAFLNLLMGTLKIVADYYPARLHRAFVIDPPSLFSVMWKGVRPFVELAPATAVVCSLDFEDSLEDASFTAYPRTASLRFEPSGAAILTTMPKPGGGGVVGSASSRFAFSVSDNALKPWYLSTTPAAPMPNPRSVIPSSSPSLVGASPLSARSFSFASPAARSTTAVQHHRVLPTPSAAKGHNKNTPIPAPLSTPPPQQQFPRTPRPSFLQSPFTFRKDGQGVRRVERERDSFLPFLRFYRRPYDEISYRARMRPPLGGLIAIVDDKFRHKPLNQQPLRRHAGAVHHQYQHQQQHHHHNHHQRI, via the exons ATGGCGATGGAGAAGGCGGACGGCAAGGAGCGGGAGAAGATCGAGGCCGTGCGCAAGGCCATGCGCAAGCAGGCGCCGCTCACCGCCAAGCAG GCGGTATACTGCAACGACGCGTGCGTGGAGCGGTTCCTCCGGTCGCGCGGGGACAGCGTGAAGAAGGCGGCGAAGCAGCTGCGGGCCGCGCTGTCCTGGCGGGAGACCATCGGAGCAG ATCACATCATCGCCGACGAGTTCTCCGGCGAGCTGGCGGACGGCATGGCGTACGTGGCCGGGCACGACGACGAGAACCGGCCGGTCGTG GTGTTTCGGATCAAGCAGGACGACTACCCCAAGTACCAGCCTCAGAAATC GTTCGTGCGGTTCCTGGTGTTCACgctggaggtggcggtggcgtcCATGAGCCGCTTCGTGGACCAGTTCGTCCTCCTCTTCGACGCAA GCTTTTTCCGGTCGGCGTCGGCCTTCCTCAACCTGCTCATGGGCACGCTCAAGATCGTCGCCGACTACTACCCCGCCCGCCTCCACCGCGCCTTCGTCATCGACCCGCCGTCACTCTTCTCCGTCATGTGGAAG GGCGTGCGGCCGTTCGTCGAGCTGgcgccggcgacggcggtggTGTGCTCGCTGGACTTCGAGGACTCGCTGGAGGACGCCTCCTTCACCGCCTACCCGCGCACGGCGTCCCTCCGCTTCGAGCCGTCGGGCGCGGCCATCCTCACCACCATGCCgaagccgggcggcggcggcgtggtcggCTCAGCCTCCTCGCGCTTCGCATTCAGCGTCTCCGACAACGCGCTCAAGCCGTGGTACCTCTCCACCACGCCAGCGGCGCCCATGCCCAACCCGCGCTCCGTCATCCCCTCCTCCAGCCCGTCCCTCGTCGGCGCGTCCCCGCTCTCCGCGCGCTCCTTCTCCTTCGCCTCGCCCgccgcgcgctccaccaccgccgtCCAGCACCACCGCGTGCTGCCAACACCCTCCGCCGCCAAGGGACACAACAAGAATACCCCCATTCCCGCTCCTCTCTCCacaccgccgccgcagcagcagttcccgaggacgccgcggccgtccttcCTGCAGTCGCCCTTCACGTTCCGCAAGGACGGGCAGGGCGTGCGCCGCGTCGAGCGCGAGCGCGACTCCTTCCTGCCATTCCTCCGCTTCTACCGCAGGCCCTACGACGAGATCTCCTACCGCGCAAGGATGCGGCCCCCGCTCGGCGGCCTCATCGCCATCGTCGACGACAAGTTCAGGCACAAGCCACTGAACCAGCAGCCCCTGCGCAGGCACGCCGGAGCGGTCCATCACCAGTaccagcaccagcagcagcaccaccatcaCAACCACCACCAGAGGATCTGA